TAATCTGTGCCAAAGACATTTAATTGCTTAAGTCTTCCACTAGCAACTTGCGTAATATACGGTACGAGATTATTTGGAATCCCGTTTGGATCTTCACCAATTAAGCCCGATTCATGCGCCCCGATTGGATTAAAGTACCTTAACAATGAAATACTGAGTGATGTATCAGCGGCAGCAATATCCTCAAGCATTTCTTCAATCATGAGCTTCGTTCTCCCATAAGGGTTTGTAGCACTCAATGGAAAATCTTCTGAAAGAGGCATTGTTTCTTGAAAACCATACACTGTAGCAGAAGAACTGAAGACGAGATTTGTCACATTAAAGCGTTTCATGCAATCTATTAAGTTGAGTGTACTGATTAAATTAGTGTTGTAATACATGAATGGCTTTTCAACAGATTCCCCAACCGCCTTTAATCCTGCAAAGTGAATGACGGCATCGAGTGATTCTTTTGCAAAGACGTCAGTCAACGCGTCTTTATTAAGTAAATCTGCCTCATAAAATGATATATCTTGCCCTGTAATGTTTTTCATGCGATTGAATACTTCGATATGACTGTTTGATAAGTTGTCCATTACGACAACCTCATGCCCAGCAGACATAAGCTCGACACACGTATGACTGCCAATATAACCGGCTCCACCTGTTACTAGAATTTTCATAATATCCTCCTCGGAAAGCTCCATTAATTAGGAACGATGTTTTAATTTTAAAGAATAAAAAAAGATTCCCAATCGAGGGAATCTTGATAATAGATGAGCGAAGCAAATGTGTTTTGTATCAACATAAGTATTACGATATAACCGTTTTTTAATAGCTG
The Salipaludibacillus sp. LMS25 DNA segment above includes these coding regions:
- the galE gene encoding UDP-glucose 4-epimerase GalE, with translation MKILVTGGAGYIGSHTCVELMSAGHEVVVMDNLSNSHIEVFNRMKNITGQDISFYEADLLNKDALTDVFAKESLDAVIHFAGLKAVGESVEKPFMYYNTNLISTLNLIDCMKRFNVTNLVFSSSATVYGFQETMPLSEDFPLSATNPYGRTKLMIEEMLEDIAAADTSLSISLLRYFNPIGAHESGLIGEDPNGIPNNLVPYITQVASGRLKQLNVFGTDYPTDDGTGVRDYIHVCDLAEGHVKALEWNAQNTGIEAFNLGTGRGTSVLEMVETFKTVTKLDIPCHFQERRAGDVAVSYADPSKANRLLTWVAKRDVMTMCQDSWRWQKNNPQGYKTGKVTEGAY